One segment of Natranaeroarchaeum aerophilus DNA contains the following:
- a CDS encoding S1C family serine protease — MTDTETTRRRVLSATGAALVGGLAGCVNAPESEESEAASSPQIESDAESPYAAVYEAVIDSVVLVQVTGSEFGQGEGTGFVYDDEHVITNDHVVAGADVIDVQFEGGAWRSASIVGTDPHSDLAVLDVDEKPESATPLRLSESDAVVGQEVVAIGNPLGLDASVSRGIVSGVDRSLPSPTDFNIPDAIQTDAAVNPGNSGGPLVNLDGHVEGVIFAGGGDNIGFAISAGLARRVVPSLIETGEYEHSYLGVRFAPVTPEIAEANDLEEARGVLIAGVESGGPVDGRLQTNGNPASREGDIVVGIDGTEIPDGNAFSSYLALETSPGQTVSMTVIRDGVEQSISVTLGSRNDA; from the coding sequence ATGACGGACACGGAGACGACACGGCGGCGAGTCCTCTCGGCGACCGGCGCGGCGCTCGTCGGGGGGCTCGCAGGGTGTGTGAATGCGCCGGAGTCCGAGGAGAGCGAAGCGGCGTCGTCCCCGCAGATAGAATCCGACGCGGAGAGCCCGTACGCGGCAGTCTACGAGGCGGTGATCGATTCCGTCGTACTCGTGCAGGTAACCGGATCGGAGTTCGGACAGGGAGAAGGGACTGGCTTCGTCTACGACGACGAGCACGTGATCACGAACGATCACGTCGTAGCGGGAGCCGACGTGATCGACGTCCAGTTCGAGGGCGGCGCGTGGCGATCGGCATCGATTGTCGGCACCGATCCGCACAGCGACCTCGCGGTGCTCGACGTCGATGAGAAGCCGGAATCAGCGACGCCGCTTCGCCTGTCGGAATCGGATGCTGTCGTCGGGCAGGAAGTCGTGGCGATCGGAAACCCGCTTGGGCTCGACGCCTCGGTCTCCCGTGGAATCGTGAGCGGCGTCGACCGATCGCTACCGAGCCCGACCGATTTCAACATCCCCGACGCGATCCAGACCGACGCCGCCGTAAATCCGGGCAACAGCGGCGGGCCGCTGGTAAACCTCGATGGCCATGTCGAGGGAGTCATCTTTGCGGGCGGGGGCGACAACATCGGCTTTGCCATCTCGGCGGGGCTCGCCCGCCGCGTGGTTCCCTCGCTTATCGAGACCGGCGAGTACGAACACTCGTACCTCGGTGTTCGGTTCGCACCAGTTACTCCAGAAATCGCAGAGGCGAACGACCTGGAGGAGGCCCGTGGCGTGCTGATCGCGGGTGTCGAATCGGGCGGACCAGTCGATGGCAGACTACAGACGAACGGAAATCCGGCGAGTCGCGAGGGTGATATCGTGGTTGGCATCGACGGTACCGAGATTCCCGACGGGAACGCGTTCTCGTCGTATCTCGCGCTCGAAACGAGTCCCGGACAGACGGTATCGATGACAGTGATCCGCGACGGCGTTGAGCAGTCCATATCGGTGACACTCGGGTCTCGAAACGACGCCTGA
- a CDS encoding DUF5783 family protein → MSEFDPEKFEDKYVHYFPELQRAYKNAFETMNDAYDSELIHAIDQQILNESEPFYEDGEFRIELPENPTERVTAIIVDDEKLEQTLDIYLDEIEAELERVFGLTE, encoded by the coding sequence ATGAGCGAGTTCGACCCCGAGAAGTTCGAGGACAAGTACGTCCACTACTTTCCCGAACTCCAGCGCGCGTACAAGAACGCCTTCGAGACGATGAACGACGCGTACGACTCCGAACTGATCCATGCGATCGACCAGCAGATCCTCAATGAGAGCGAACCGTTCTACGAGGATGGCGAGTTCCGGATCGAGCTTCCCGAGAATCCGACCGAGCGCGTGACGGCGATCATCGTCGACGACGAGAAACTGGAGCAAACGCTCGACATCTACCTCGACGAGATCGAGGCAGAGCTCGAACGCGTGTTCGGACTGACGGAGTAG
- a CDS encoding hydrogenase maturation nickel metallochaperone HypA, which produces MSQQTKSDVSLGSAVYNDDGTKLGTVRGFDESGFYVRLDPDAEAQSVDHLRSGQSYGEMDLMWRCWQCGEMGQIEDMPEDCPACGAGGEELYYWTED; this is translated from the coding sequence ATGAGCCAGCAAACGAAGTCCGACGTATCGCTTGGATCGGCGGTGTACAACGACGACGGAACCAAACTCGGCACCGTTCGCGGCTTCGACGAGAGCGGGTTCTACGTCAGACTCGATCCGGACGCCGAGGCCCAATCCGTCGACCATCTTCGGTCGGGACAGAGCTACGGCGAGATGGACCTGATGTGGCGGTGCTGGCAGTGCGGGGAAATGGGCCAGATAGAGGACATGCCCGAGGACTGTCCGGCCTGTGGTGCCGGCGGTGAAGAGCTATATTACTGGACGGAGGACTAG
- a CDS encoding NifU family protein yields MSTETAEGDDLEERVANFLRRNFPQIQMHGGSAAIQDIDRETGEVHIQLGGACSGCGISPMTIQAIKSRMVKEIPEIEKVHAGTGDDGGHGGGGGMSPSFPGESSSDDADADEGPQAPF; encoded by the coding sequence ATGAGCACCGAGACGGCAGAGGGAGACGACCTGGAAGAGCGCGTGGCGAACTTCCTGCGACGGAACTTCCCACAGATCCAGATGCACGGCGGTAGCGCGGCCATTCAGGACATCGACCGCGAGACCGGTGAGGTCCACATCCAGCTCGGCGGCGCGTGTAGCGGCTGTGGTATCTCCCCGATGACGATTCAGGCGATCAAGAGCCGGATGGTCAAGGAGATCCCCGAAATCGAGAAAGTCCACGCCGGAACGGGCGACGACGGCGGTCACGGTGGGGGCGGCGGCATGAGCCCATCCTTCCCAGGCGAATCCAGCAGCGACGACGCCGACGCCGACGAAGGCCCGCAGGCACCCTTCTAA
- the polC gene encoding DNA polymerase II large subunit, which translates to MRDEDERYFDRLETELDAAMDVASEAKARGGDPKPEVEIPIARDMADRVENILGIDGVAERVRELEGEMSREEAALELVTDFVEGRVGEYDSRDGKIEGAVRTAVALLTEGVVAAPIEGIDRVEINENDDGTEFVAVYYAGPIRSAGGTAQALSVLVADYARSLLDVDEFKPRDDEVERYAEEVGLYDKETGLQYSPKDKETKFITRNCPIMLDGEATGEEEVSGFRDLERIETNSARGGMCLVLAEGIALKAPKIKRYTRNLEEVDWPWLDDLMDGTIGKDDGDADEGDEDESEDEDGGEAGADKADEPAEREGPPRAEPNGKFLRDLIAGRPVFSHPSEEGGFRLHYGRARNHGNATAGVHPATMHLVDDFLATGTQIKTELPGKAAGVVPVDTIEGPTVRLANGEVRQIDDPAEAIEIRNGVEKVLDVGEYLVNYGEFVENNHQLVPAGYTVEWWVQEFEAAGADVQAMRDDPGVDLADPDPEEALDWATEYDAPLHPNHTCLWHDIDVEAFEALVAAVEDGTVDADVPAIEHKSVEPSILDVLVLPRSETVREAIEALLLEHTQTDTTLRIPVWRPFVRSLGFAVDGEDLTRTWDELSADARSWPNAVEAVNEVAPFTVRERSPTRVGNRMGRPEKSESRELSPAVHTLFPIGEAGGTQRNVADAAKHADSMTDTPGEVEVEVGRRECVDCGEHTFKTRCPECNGHTEPHYECPDCESRLYPDESGRVYCDHCEVEGTSVETRVVDVHAEYRNALESVGERENAFEMLKGVKGLSSHNKTPEPMEKGVFRAKHGVSSFKDGTVRYDMTDLPITSVRASELDVTVDQLRGLGYQEDIHGEALTHEDQLVELKVQDVVLSDGAAEHMLKTADFVDDLLESYYGLDPYYEVEDREELVGELVFGMAPHTSAATVGRVIGFTSAAVGYAHPFFHAAKRRNCFHPETEITYRSPDGEWERVEIEQFVEERLDEPRTDDFGTLVEELDQPLYVPSMDEDGQSTEQRIATISKHPSPNHLIKIQTTSGKQLRVTPDHSMLRWEDGVQRVPASQIEVGDSIPTRSTGPADRTASTQAVSADGGQTDTETVERVEISESDVEHTYCLTVEQTNTLEANKLLSGQCDGDEDCVMLLMDGLLNFSKTYLPDQRGGSVAENSRLVATDPTGNVRFLTFEEFWNRLDSPIEYDGKFRKKTCRSEGWKTYAFDNNHDASLQPIEKAIRYETDEELLRIETQFGRSLELTKHHSLFRYGENGIEEIAGAELSEGDLVVAPQQLDIEPTETTIDVTECVEKPYVVIDDHVEDLLTTIWETTERGGPEHRAFDSGLSYRLSRRKISWEQFTTILDTAGYEIPTDLKIGFEGSTDGIAREIDIDEDFAWLLGLYVAEGSRSSVCPTIHNSDEDVIDHAADIIESTLGHEPERRWSNRSYELRFPAVFRAVLTDLGLGAHDSYSSSEKTVPECIRNAPLDTARAFLRGFITGDGSDSTDDNCTTVAFHTTSEDVKDGMVFLLHRFGLVANISYQENRPGNRQPIYAVTVSGGATDNPLHRVLNGKQPYQPKSLVVAIPEALRELREMEIRDIKEIIPKYLKRRSNISLAKLTEIFEELNSRSLPAAAESKIEDLRPLVNGDLSYLKIQSVDTVDYNGYLYDLQVGGEPIFTANWLYAHNSMDAPLVMSSRIDPAEIDDEAHNIDVVDEYPLEFYEAAREMVDPEDVDIEIAEATLGTDREYTDFGHTHDTANIALGPDLSAYKTLGSMMDKMDAQLEISRKLRAVDETDVAERVIEYHFLPDLIGNLRAFSRQETRCLDCGEKYRRMPLSRECRECGGRVNLTVHEGSVNKYMQTAITVADEFGSRDYTKQRLEVLEMKLESIFEDDTNKQSGIADFM; encoded by the coding sequence ATGCGAGACGAAGACGAACGCTACTTCGACCGGCTGGAAACGGAACTCGACGCCGCGATGGACGTCGCCAGCGAGGCGAAAGCACGCGGCGGCGACCCGAAGCCGGAGGTCGAGATCCCCATCGCCAGGGACATGGCCGACCGCGTCGAGAACATCCTCGGCATCGACGGCGTTGCCGAGCGCGTCCGCGAACTCGAAGGGGAGATGAGCCGCGAGGAGGCCGCACTCGAACTCGTGACTGACTTCGTCGAGGGGCGGGTCGGCGAGTACGACTCGCGCGACGGCAAGATCGAAGGCGCGGTCCGAACGGCGGTCGCCCTGCTGACCGAGGGCGTCGTCGCGGCACCGATCGAGGGGATCGACCGCGTCGAGATCAACGAGAACGACGACGGCACCGAGTTCGTCGCGGTCTACTACGCCGGGCCGATCCGTTCCGCGGGCGGGACCGCACAGGCGCTGTCGGTGCTGGTCGCCGACTACGCTCGCTCGCTGCTCGACGTCGACGAGTTCAAGCCCCGCGACGACGAGGTCGAGCGCTACGCCGAGGAGGTCGGCCTCTACGACAAGGAAACCGGCCTGCAGTACTCGCCCAAAGACAAGGAGACGAAGTTCATCACCCGAAACTGTCCGATCATGCTCGACGGCGAGGCGACCGGCGAGGAGGAAGTCTCGGGCTTCCGGGATCTCGAACGGATCGAGACGAACAGCGCCCGTGGCGGGATGTGTCTCGTCCTCGCCGAGGGGATCGCGCTGAAAGCCCCGAAGATCAAACGCTACACGCGGAATCTGGAGGAGGTCGACTGGCCCTGGCTTGACGACCTGATGGACGGTACGATCGGCAAGGACGACGGGGACGCCGACGAAGGCGACGAGGACGAGAGTGAGGACGAAGACGGCGGCGAGGCCGGGGCTGACAAAGCCGACGAACCGGCCGAGCGCGAGGGACCGCCGCGGGCCGAACCGAACGGCAAGTTCCTCCGGGACCTCATCGCCGGGAGGCCAGTCTTCTCACACCCGAGCGAGGAGGGCGGCTTCCGCCTTCACTACGGGCGGGCACGGAATCACGGCAACGCGACCGCCGGCGTCCATCCCGCGACGATGCATCTGGTCGATGACTTCCTCGCGACCGGCACCCAGATCAAGACCGAGCTGCCCGGCAAGGCCGCAGGCGTCGTGCCGGTCGACACCATCGAGGGGCCGACGGTCCGGCTGGCCAACGGCGAGGTCCGCCAGATCGACGACCCGGCGGAGGCCATCGAGATCAGAAACGGCGTCGAGAAAGTCCTCGACGTCGGCGAGTATCTGGTCAACTACGGCGAGTTCGTCGAGAACAACCACCAGCTCGTGCCCGCGGGCTACACCGTCGAGTGGTGGGTCCAGGAGTTCGAGGCGGCCGGAGCGGACGTCCAGGCGATGCGGGACGATCCGGGCGTCGATCTCGCGGACCCCGACCCCGAGGAGGCGCTCGACTGGGCCACCGAGTACGACGCGCCCCTGCACCCGAACCACACCTGTCTCTGGCACGACATCGACGTCGAGGCGTTCGAGGCGCTCGTCGCGGCCGTCGAGGACGGGACAGTCGACGCGGACGTTCCGGCGATCGAACACAAGAGCGTCGAGCCGTCGATCCTCGACGTGCTCGTACTGCCGCGTTCCGAGACCGTCCGGGAGGCCATCGAGGCGCTCTTGCTCGAACACACCCAGACTGACACGACACTGCGGATCCCCGTGTGGCGGCCGTTCGTGCGCTCGCTTGGCTTCGCAGTCGATGGCGAGGACCTCACGCGGACGTGGGACGAGCTGTCGGCCGACGCCCGGTCGTGGCCCAACGCCGTCGAAGCCGTAAACGAGGTCGCACCCTTCACTGTCCGGGAACGCTCGCCGACCCGTGTCGGAAACCGGATGGGCCGACCCGAAAAGTCCGAATCACGCGAGCTCAGCCCCGCCGTTCACACCCTCTTCCCGATCGGCGAGGCCGGGGGTACCCAGCGCAACGTCGCCGACGCGGCCAAACACGCCGACTCGATGACCGACACGCCCGGCGAGGTCGAAGTCGAGGTCGGCCGCCGTGAATGTGTCGACTGTGGCGAACACACGTTCAAAACCCGCTGTCCGGAGTGTAACGGCCATACGGAGCCACACTACGAGTGTCCCGACTGTGAAAGCCGGCTGTACCCCGACGAGTCGGGCCGGGTCTACTGCGACCACTGTGAGGTCGAGGGCACCAGCGTGGAGACGCGCGTCGTCGACGTCCACGCGGAGTACCGCAATGCGCTCGAATCCGTGGGCGAACGCGAGAACGCCTTCGAGATGCTCAAAGGCGTCAAGGGGCTGTCCTCGCACAACAAAACGCCCGAGCCGATGGAGAAAGGCGTCTTCCGTGCAAAACACGGCGTCTCCTCGTTCAAGGACGGCACCGTCCGGTACGACATGACCGACCTGCCGATCACGTCGGTCCGCGCGAGCGAACTGGACGTCACGGTCGACCAGCTACGCGGGCTGGGCTATCAGGAGGACATCCACGGCGAGGCGTTAACTCACGAGGACCAGCTCGTCGAGCTGAAAGTGCAGGACGTCGTTCTCTCCGACGGCGCGGCGGAACACATGCTCAAGACCGCGGACTTCGTCGACGACCTGCTGGAGAGCTACTACGGGCTCGACCCCTACTACGAGGTCGAGGACCGCGAGGAACTGGTCGGCGAGCTCGTCTTCGGGATGGCCCCCCACACCAGCGCGGCAACCGTCGGACGCGTAATCGGCTTTACGAGCGCAGCCGTGGGGTACGCGCATCCGTTCTTTCACGCGGCAAAACGCCGGAACTGCTTCCATCCCGAGACGGAGATCACATATCGCTCACCCGACGGAGAGTGGGAGCGAGTCGAGATCGAACAGTTCGTCGAGGAGCGCCTCGACGAGCCGAGAACGGATGACTTCGGGACACTGGTCGAAGAACTCGACCAGCCACTGTATGTCCCATCGATGGACGAAGACGGCCAGTCGACTGAGCAGCGGATCGCGACGATCTCGAAACACCCGTCGCCGAACCACCTGATAAAGATCCAGACAACCAGCGGGAAGCAGCTCCGGGTCACCCCGGACCATTCGATGCTTCGATGGGAAGACGGCGTACAGCGAGTGCCAGCCAGTCAGATAGAAGTCGGAGACTCCATTCCGACCCGTTCTACGGGACCCGCTGACCGAACCGCATCAACACAGGCAGTGTCCGCAGACGGTGGTCAAACGGATACCGAGACCGTCGAACGCGTCGAGATAAGCGAATCCGACGTAGAGCACACGTACTGCCTGACAGTTGAACAAACGAACACTCTTGAAGCGAATAAGTTGCTGTCTGGTCAGTGCGATGGCGACGAGGACTGTGTAATGTTGCTCATGGACGGGCTGTTGAACTTCAGTAAGACGTATCTCCCCGATCAACGCGGCGGAAGTGTCGCAGAGAACTCACGGCTCGTTGCTACTGATCCAACAGGAAACGTACGGTTTCTCACTTTTGAAGAGTTCTGGAACAGACTGGACTCGCCGATCGAATATGACGGCAAATTCCGAAAAAAGACCTGTCGCTCGGAAGGCTGGAAGACCTATGCGTTTGATAACAACCACGACGCATCACTGCAACCCATCGAGAAAGCCATCAGATACGAGACAGACGAAGAGCTGCTTCGGATCGAAACGCAATTCGGGCGATCACTGGAGTTGACGAAACACCACAGCCTGTTCCGCTACGGTGAGAACGGTATCGAAGAGATCGCTGGTGCCGAACTGTCGGAGGGCGATCTCGTTGTTGCGCCCCAACAGCTCGATATCGAACCGACCGAAACGACGATCGACGTAACTGAGTGTGTGGAAAAGCCGTACGTCGTAATCGATGACCACGTCGAGGATCTGCTCACCACGATCTGGGAAACGACCGAGAGGGGGGGTCCAGAACACAGGGCGTTCGACAGCGGGCTGTCGTACCGGCTCTCGAGACGAAAAATTTCGTGGGAACAATTTACGACGATTCTCGACACGGCTGGCTATGAGATCCCGACAGATCTAAAAATCGGGTTCGAGGGTTCGACAGATGGGATCGCACGCGAGATCGACATCGACGAGGACTTCGCCTGGCTGCTGGGACTGTATGTCGCTGAGGGGTCCCGTTCGAGTGTCTGTCCAACCATCCACAACTCGGACGAAGACGTGATCGATCATGCAGCCGATATAATCGAATCGACACTCGGTCACGAGCCCGAGCGACGGTGGTCGAACCGAAGTTACGAACTCCGGTTCCCAGCTGTCTTCCGTGCTGTGCTGACTGATCTCGGCCTCGGTGCACATGATAGCTACAGTTCCAGTGAAAAAACGGTCCCCGAGTGTATCCGCAACGCACCGCTGGACACTGCCCGAGCGTTTCTACGGGGATTCATCACGGGTGACGGAAGCGATAGTACGGACGATAACTGTACGACGGTTGCGTTCCATACGACCAGCGAAGATGTAAAAGATGGAATGGTCTTCCTGCTTCACCGGTTCGGACTTGTTGCGAACATCTCGTATCAGGAGAACCGCCCAGGGAATCGACAGCCGATCTATGCGGTTACCGTTTCAGGCGGAGCAACTGACAATCCCTTGCACCGCGTATTGAACGGCAAGCAACCGTATCAACCAAAAAGTCTCGTTGTGGCAATTCCTGAGGCGCTGCGGGAACTACGCGAAATGGAGATACGAGATATCAAAGAGATCATTCCAAAGTATCTCAAGCGTCGGTCGAACATCTCATTGGCCAAACTTACCGAGATATTCGAAGAGCTCAACAGCCGATCACTTCCGGCTGCTGCCGAATCAAAGATTGAGGATCTTCGCCCGCTGGTGAACGGTGATCTGTCATATCTGAAGATACAATCCGTTGATACTGTCGATTATAATGGATATCTGTATGACCTTCAGGTCGGAGGTGAGCCGATTTTCACAGCTAACTGGCTCTATGCGCACAACTCGATGGACGCCCCATTAGTAATGTCCTCCCGAATCGATCCCGCCGAGATCGACGACGAGGCTCACAACATCGACGTCGTCGACGAGTACCCCCTGGAGTTCTACGAGGCGGCCCGCGAGATGGTCGATCCAGAGGACGTCGACATCGAGATCGCCGAGGCGACGCTGGGGACCGATCGGGAGTACACCGACTTCGGGCACACCCACGACACCGCGAATATCGCGCTCGGGCCGGACCTGTCGGCGTACAAGACGCTCGGCTCGATGATGGATAAGATGGACGCCCAACTGGAGATATCGCGGAAACTGCGGGCGGTCGACGAGACCGACGTCGCAGAGCGCGTCATCGAGTATCACTTCCTGCCGGATCTGATCGGGAACCTGCGGGCCTTTTCGCGGCAGGAGACCCGCTGTCTGGACTGTGGGGAGAAGTACCGCCGGATGCCGCTGAGCCGGGAGTGCCGGGAGTGTGGCGGACGTGTGAACCTCACGGTTCACGAGGGATCGGTCAACAAGTACATGCAGACTGCGATCACGGTCGCCGACGAGTTCGGCTCGCGCGATTACACGAAACAGCGCCTCGAAGTGCTGGAGATGAAACTGGAGAGTATCTTCGAGGATGATACGAACAAACAGAGCGGGATCGCGGACTTCATGTGA
- a CDS encoding ketopantoate reductase family protein, whose translation MEIVVFGAGSLGSLLGGLLGSEHQVTLVGRDPHIAAVRSGGLSITGTFDQKVRPDATTDGTGLTADLAVVTVKSFDTEDAARSLATGEYDVALSVQNGIGNEETLSEHLDYPVLAGTATYGARLDEPGHVDCTGKGKVTLGARNGGTSSTADDIAATFTAAGIDASAVPDMPRRLWEKLAVNAGINPVTALSRVRNGALGEEPPSEIARTAAVETARVARAEGVDLADETVRSRVDTVVDATARNHSSMYQDVLSGRRTEIEAINGAILERAEGHGIDVPVNRTLAGLLGAWERENTNNGIR comes from the coding sequence ATGGAGATTGTCGTGTTCGGGGCGGGTAGCCTGGGGAGTCTACTGGGTGGACTCCTTGGCAGCGAACATCAAGTAACGCTTGTCGGTCGTGACCCTCACATCGCTGCAGTCCGTTCCGGTGGGTTGTCGATCACCGGGACGTTTGACCAGAAAGTACGCCCCGATGCGACGACCGACGGAACGGGGTTGACGGCGGATCTGGCCGTCGTCACTGTCAAGAGCTTCGATACGGAAGACGCCGCCCGGAGCCTCGCAACTGGGGAGTACGACGTCGCGTTATCGGTACAGAACGGGATCGGAAACGAGGAGACCCTGAGTGAGCATCTCGACTATCCCGTGCTGGCCGGGACGGCGACCTATGGCGCACGGCTCGACGAGCCGGGTCACGTCGACTGTACCGGGAAGGGAAAGGTGACGCTCGGCGCACGCAACGGTGGGACGTCATCCACCGCGGACGATATCGCCGCGACGTTCACCGCTGCAGGCATCGACGCCAGCGCAGTACCGGATATGCCGCGCCGACTCTGGGAGAAACTGGCAGTCAACGCGGGCATCAACCCGGTCACCGCACTCTCACGCGTCCGAAACGGTGCTCTCGGGGAGGAACCGCCAAGTGAGATAGCCCGTACCGCCGCAGTTGAGACGGCACGCGTCGCCAGAGCCGAAGGAGTTGATCTAGCCGACGAAACCGTCCGATCAAGAGTCGATACGGTGGTCGACGCGACGGCGAGAAACCACTCCTCGATGTATCAGGACGTGCTTTCCGGGCGGCGCACGGAAATAGAGGCGATCAACGGAGCAATCCTCGAGCGTGCGGAGGGTCACGGGATCGACGTGCCGGTGAACCGGACGTTGGCGGGGCTACTCGGGGCGTGGGAGCGCGAAAACACGAACAACGGGATACGTTAG
- a CDS encoding OFA family MFS transporter, with product MNTAADIDERAKSLLGYSRWWQVAAAAVMMALVSPYQYVWSSLEGPLAAELDASLSALGFVFTLYVVAMSLIQFPAGWWRDRYGPRAVTFVAGLLAGGGYVALAFATELWQVYAAYGIGAVGVGMVYTVAVNTAVKWFPDQRGLTTGIGTMAFAAGSAAFVPFVRYMVNVDALSTGLWSMGVLIAVGIVVGTVVLRDPPVGWHEATDEGSTDGGIEQPETSRVQYTWREMVRTWQFWVMYFMFIAVSAAGLMITARSILYAEQAGLTAGVATVAATALPIASGGGRLVVGALSDRFDRERVTALSFLACGVGTVGIVVLAGIDSGVGYVLTVSIAVFFWSSQFSLFPSLVGDYYGPKHSSTNYSLVYSGKLWGGVFGGGVVGWLVGIIGWDATFLVGGALALAAGVAGIFLRAPQ from the coding sequence GTGAACACGGCTGCCGACATCGACGAGCGAGCGAAGTCGCTGCTAGGGTACTCGCGCTGGTGGCAGGTCGCCGCCGCCGCGGTGATGATGGCACTCGTGAGCCCGTACCAGTACGTCTGGTCGTCTCTGGAAGGACCGCTCGCGGCCGAACTCGACGCCTCGCTGTCCGCGCTGGGCTTTGTCTTCACCCTGTACGTCGTTGCGATGTCGCTGATCCAGTTCCCGGCGGGCTGGTGGCGGGACCGCTACGGTCCGCGAGCGGTGACGTTCGTCGCAGGACTGCTCGCGGGCGGCGGCTATGTCGCGCTCGCCTTCGCCACCGAACTGTGGCAGGTATACGCCGCCTACGGGATCGGCGCGGTCGGCGTCGGGATGGTCTATACGGTTGCGGTCAACACCGCAGTCAAGTGGTTCCCAGACCAGCGCGGACTGACCACCGGAATTGGTACGATGGCCTTCGCCGCCGGGAGTGCGGCGTTCGTCCCGTTCGTTCGCTACATGGTCAACGTGGATGCACTGTCGACCGGCCTCTGGAGCATGGGCGTCCTCATCGCGGTCGGTATCGTCGTGGGGACCGTCGTACTCAGGGACCCGCCCGTGGGCTGGCACGAGGCGACGGACGAGGGATCGACCGACGGCGGGATCGAGCAACCGGAGACCAGCCGGGTCCAGTACACCTGGCGGGAGATGGTCCGGACCTGGCAGTTCTGGGTCATGTACTTCATGTTCATCGCGGTAAGCGCTGCGGGGCTGATGATCACCGCCCGGAGCATCCTCTACGCGGAGCAGGCCGGTCTGACGGCTGGCGTCGCAACGGTCGCCGCAACCGCACTGCCGATCGCCTCGGGGGGCGGCCGCCTCGTCGTCGGCGCGCTCTCCGATCGATTCGACCGCGAGCGCGTGACCGCACTCTCGTTTCTGGCCTGTGGCGTCGGAACGGTTGGAATCGTCGTCCTCGCCGGGATCGACAGCGGCGTCGGGTACGTACTGACCGTCTCCATCGCCGTCTTCTTCTGGAGCTCGCAGTTCTCGCTGTTTCCCAGTCTGGTCGGCGACTACTACGGGCCCAAACACTCCTCGACCAACTACTCGCTCGTCTACTCGGGGAAACTGTGGGGTGGCGTGTTCGGCGGCGGCGTCGTCGGGTGGCTCGTCGGCATCATCGGCTGGGATGCCACGTTCCTGGTCGGCGGCGCATTGGCTCTGGCTGCTGGTGTTGCCGGGATCTTCCTGCGTGCGCCGCAGTGA